The Rattus rattus isolate New Zealand chromosome 1, Rrattus_CSIRO_v1, whole genome shotgun sequence genome includes a region encoding these proteins:
- the Arhgef16 gene encoding rho guanine nucleotide exchange factor 16 isoform X1 yields the protein MSQRHSDSSLDEKLLEYRFHAELRLDANGNPVPGLPMVRGSLKARANAAFEPDAPESLQPPPPGDEEPRPIILSTQSPAALKMGTQQLIPKSLAVASKAKTKSPARHQSFGAAVLSKEALRRTPQLHPAPSFSLDDMDMDAVTGGNLKRNLRNQSYRAAMKGLGPPSSKEDSVRLGPKLQALAEEAAQPPARHPAKNKKTWKRANKGSFKDDPQLYQEIRERGLNTSHESDDDILDEPSSSGGTQRGDTTIVVKTYRPAQLTWSQLPEVLESGILDTLSVEELKRQEAIFEILTSEFSYLHSLKILVNEFLQSQELKTTMTQTEHHHLFSNISDVLAASQKFFEALEQRHKAQVCVEDISDILEDHAENHFHPYIAYCSNEVYQQRTLQKLSNSNTVFREVLREIEKLPACGGLPMISFLILPMQRVTRLPLLTDTLCLKTQGHPERYKAASRALKAISKLVKQCNEGAHKMERTEQMYTLHMQLDFGKVKSLPLISASRWLLKRGELLLLEESSIFRKIASRPTCYLFLFNDVLVVTKKKSEESYLVQDYAQLDHVQVRKVEPSELPLPGGSSRSSSVPYPFQVNLLHNSEGRQEQILLSSDSASDRARWITALSYKERQWQGISNKGALTISPQNCPRWRSPRHTLPSRPMRSHCNRQTSSWSCRKRMAGFMVSGFGTERPAGFPRALLTASPAVWPWKATCAGWSGCGWRQMCSWAARKPSCGRHTFNPPTSKPSGPACPQEWAGFIMGCRSFSWALG from the exons ATGTCCCAGAGGCATTCTGACAGCTCCCTGGATGAGAAACTACTGGAGTACCGCTTCCACGCGGAGCTGCGACTTGATGCCAATGGGAACCCTGTGCCTGGACTCCCCATGGTCCGGGGTTCCTTGAAAGCCAGAGCCAACGCTGCCTTTGAGCCCGATGCCCCAGAATCCTTACAGCCGCCACCGCCTGGAGATGAGGAGCCTCGGCCCATCATTCTCAGCACGCAAAGCCCTGCAGCCCTCAAGATGGGCACGCAGCAGCTCATCCCCAAGAGCTTGGCGGTGGCCAGCAAGGCCAAGACCAAGTCGCCGGCCCGCCACCAGAGCTTTGGGGCAGCTGTGCTCAGCAAGGAGGCCTTGAGGCGGACTCCTCAGCTCCACCCAGCCCCCAGTTTCTCTCTGGATGATATGGACATGGACGCCGTCACAGGCGGGAACCTGAAACGCAACCTGAGGAACCAATCCTACAGGGCAGCCATGAAAGGCCTGGGGCCACCCAGTAGCAAGGAGGACTCAGTCCGCCTCGGCCCCAAGCTCCAGGCCCTCGCTGAGGAGGCTGCTCAGCCTCCTGCCCGGCACCCAGCCAAAAATAAG AAAACTTGGAAACGCGCAAACAAGGGCTCGTTCAAAGATG ACCCTCAACTTTACCAGGAGATCCGAGAGCGGGGTTTGAATACTAGTCACGAGTCTGATGATGACATACTGGATGAGCCCTCCAGCTCTGGGGGCACTCAGAGAGGGGACACCACCATTGTGGTTAAGACCTATCGCCCTGCTCAGCTCACCTGGAGCCAGCTCCCAGAG GTGCTGGAGTCAGGTATCCTGGACACACTGTCAGTGGAAGAGCTGAAGAGACAGGAG GCCATCTTCGAGATCCTCACGTCTGAGTTCTCCTATCTGCACAGCCTGAAGATCCTGGTGAATGAATTCCTACAGTCCCAAGAGCTGAAGACCACCATGACGCAGACGGAACACCACCACCTCTTCTCCAACATCTCGGATGTGCTGGCTGCCAGTCAGAA GTTCTTTGAAGCCCTGGAGCAGCGGCACAAAGCTCAGGTGTGCGTGGAGGACATCAGCGACATCTTGGAGGACCATGCCGAGAACCACTTCCACCCTTACATCGCCTACTGCTCCAACGAGGTCTATCAGCAGCGCACCCTGCAGAAGCTGTC GAACAGCAACACAGTCTTCCGGGAAGTTCTGAGGGAGATCGAGAAACTGCCTGCGTGTGGGGGCCTGCCCATGATCTCCTTCCTGATTCTCCCCATGCAGAGGGTGACCCGGCTGCCGCTGCTGACGGAT ACACTCTGCCTGAAGACACAAGGCCATCCCGAACGGTATAAAGCCGCCAGCCGTGCCCTGAAGGCCATCAGCAAG CTGGTGAAACAATGTAACGAGGGGGCCCACAAGATGGAGCGCACAGAGCAGATGTACACACTGCACATGCAGCTGGACTTCGGTAAGGTCAAG TCCCTCCCACTCATCTCTGCCTCTCGCTGGTTACTGAAACGTGGAGAGCTCCTCCTCTTGGAAGAATCCAGTATCTTTAGGAAAATTGCTAGCCGACCCACGTGCTACCTGTTCCTATTCAATGACGTCCTGGTTGTCACCAAGAAGAAAAG TGAGGAAAGTTACTTGGTCCAAGACTACGCGCAGCTAGACCACGTGCAGGTCAGGAAGGTGGAACCCTCGGAGCTCCCACTGCCAGGAGGCAGCAGCCGCAGCTCTTCCGTGCCCTACCCTTTCCAAGTGAACCTGCTACACAACAGCGAGGGCCGCCAGGAGCAGATACTGCTGTCTTCTGACTCCGC GAGTGACCGGGCCCGGTGGATCACAGCACTCAGTTACAAGGAGAGACAGTGGCAGGGCATCAGCAACAAAGGAG CTCTCACCATTTCCCCCCAGAACTGCCCCAGGTGGAGGTCACCAAGGCATACTTTGCCAAGCAGGCCGATGAGATCACACTGCAACAGGCAGACGTCGTCCTGGTCCTGCAGGAAGAGGATG GCTGGCTTTATGGTGAGCGGCTTCGGGACGGAGAGACCGGCTGGTTTCCCGAGAGCTTTGCTCACTGCATCACCAGCCGTGTGGCCGTGGAAGGCAACGTGCGCAGGATGGAGCGGCTGCGGGTGGAGACAGATGTGTAGCTGGGCAGCTCGGAAGCCAAGCTGTGGCAGACACACCTTCAATCCTCCAACCAGCAAGCCGAGCGGTCCTGCCTGCCCCCAGGAGTGGGCAGGGTTCATCATGGGATGCAGATCCTTCTCATGGGCTCTCGGATGA
- the Arhgef16 gene encoding rho guanine nucleotide exchange factor 16 isoform X2, translated as MSQRHSDSSLDEKLLEYRFHAELRLDANGNPVPGLPMVRGSLKARANAAFEPDAPESLQPPPPGDEEPRPIILSTQSPAALKMGTQQLIPKSLAVASKAKTKSPARHQSFGAAVLSKEALRRTPQLHPAPSFSLDDMDMDAVTGGNLKRNLRNQSYRAAMKGLGPPSSKEDSVRLGPKLQALAEEAAQPPARHPAKNKKTWKRANKGSFKDDPQLYQEIRERGLNTSHESDDDILDEPSSSGGTQRGDTTIVVKTYRPAQLTWSQLPEVLESGILDTLSVEELKRQEAIFEILTSEFSYLHSLKILVNEFLQSQELKTTMTQTEHHHLFSNISDVLAASQKFFEALEQRHKAQVCVEDISDILEDHAENHFHPYIAYCSNEVYQQRTLQKLSNSNTVFREVLREIEKLPACGGLPMISFLILPMQRVTRLPLLTDTLCLKTQGHPERYKAASRALKAISKLVKQCNEGAHKMERTEQMYTLHMQLDFGKVKSLPLISASRWLLKRGELLLLEESSIFRKIASRPTCYLFLFNDVLVVTKKKSEESYLVQDYAQLDHVQVRKVEPSELPLPGGSSRSSSVPYPFQVNLLHNSEGRQEQILLSSDSASDRARWITALSYKERQWQGISNKGELPQVEVTKAYFAKQADEITLQQADVVLVLQEEDGWLYGERLRDGETGWFPESFAHCITSRVAVEGNVRRMERLRVETDV; from the exons ATGTCCCAGAGGCATTCTGACAGCTCCCTGGATGAGAAACTACTGGAGTACCGCTTCCACGCGGAGCTGCGACTTGATGCCAATGGGAACCCTGTGCCTGGACTCCCCATGGTCCGGGGTTCCTTGAAAGCCAGAGCCAACGCTGCCTTTGAGCCCGATGCCCCAGAATCCTTACAGCCGCCACCGCCTGGAGATGAGGAGCCTCGGCCCATCATTCTCAGCACGCAAAGCCCTGCAGCCCTCAAGATGGGCACGCAGCAGCTCATCCCCAAGAGCTTGGCGGTGGCCAGCAAGGCCAAGACCAAGTCGCCGGCCCGCCACCAGAGCTTTGGGGCAGCTGTGCTCAGCAAGGAGGCCTTGAGGCGGACTCCTCAGCTCCACCCAGCCCCCAGTTTCTCTCTGGATGATATGGACATGGACGCCGTCACAGGCGGGAACCTGAAACGCAACCTGAGGAACCAATCCTACAGGGCAGCCATGAAAGGCCTGGGGCCACCCAGTAGCAAGGAGGACTCAGTCCGCCTCGGCCCCAAGCTCCAGGCCCTCGCTGAGGAGGCTGCTCAGCCTCCTGCCCGGCACCCAGCCAAAAATAAG AAAACTTGGAAACGCGCAAACAAGGGCTCGTTCAAAGATG ACCCTCAACTTTACCAGGAGATCCGAGAGCGGGGTTTGAATACTAGTCACGAGTCTGATGATGACATACTGGATGAGCCCTCCAGCTCTGGGGGCACTCAGAGAGGGGACACCACCATTGTGGTTAAGACCTATCGCCCTGCTCAGCTCACCTGGAGCCAGCTCCCAGAG GTGCTGGAGTCAGGTATCCTGGACACACTGTCAGTGGAAGAGCTGAAGAGACAGGAG GCCATCTTCGAGATCCTCACGTCTGAGTTCTCCTATCTGCACAGCCTGAAGATCCTGGTGAATGAATTCCTACAGTCCCAAGAGCTGAAGACCACCATGACGCAGACGGAACACCACCACCTCTTCTCCAACATCTCGGATGTGCTGGCTGCCAGTCAGAA GTTCTTTGAAGCCCTGGAGCAGCGGCACAAAGCTCAGGTGTGCGTGGAGGACATCAGCGACATCTTGGAGGACCATGCCGAGAACCACTTCCACCCTTACATCGCCTACTGCTCCAACGAGGTCTATCAGCAGCGCACCCTGCAGAAGCTGTC GAACAGCAACACAGTCTTCCGGGAAGTTCTGAGGGAGATCGAGAAACTGCCTGCGTGTGGGGGCCTGCCCATGATCTCCTTCCTGATTCTCCCCATGCAGAGGGTGACCCGGCTGCCGCTGCTGACGGAT ACACTCTGCCTGAAGACACAAGGCCATCCCGAACGGTATAAAGCCGCCAGCCGTGCCCTGAAGGCCATCAGCAAG CTGGTGAAACAATGTAACGAGGGGGCCCACAAGATGGAGCGCACAGAGCAGATGTACACACTGCACATGCAGCTGGACTTCGGTAAGGTCAAG TCCCTCCCACTCATCTCTGCCTCTCGCTGGTTACTGAAACGTGGAGAGCTCCTCCTCTTGGAAGAATCCAGTATCTTTAGGAAAATTGCTAGCCGACCCACGTGCTACCTGTTCCTATTCAATGACGTCCTGGTTGTCACCAAGAAGAAAAG TGAGGAAAGTTACTTGGTCCAAGACTACGCGCAGCTAGACCACGTGCAGGTCAGGAAGGTGGAACCCTCGGAGCTCCCACTGCCAGGAGGCAGCAGCCGCAGCTCTTCCGTGCCCTACCCTTTCCAAGTGAACCTGCTACACAACAGCGAGGGCCGCCAGGAGCAGATACTGCTGTCTTCTGACTCCGC GAGTGACCGGGCCCGGTGGATCACAGCACTCAGTTACAAGGAGAGACAGTGGCAGGGCATCAGCAACAAAGGAG AACTGCCCCAGGTGGAGGTCACCAAGGCATACTTTGCCAAGCAGGCCGATGAGATCACACTGCAACAGGCAGACGTCGTCCTGGTCCTGCAGGAAGAGGATG GCTGGCTTTATGGTGAGCGGCTTCGGGACGGAGAGACCGGCTGGTTTCCCGAGAGCTTTGCTCACTGCATCACCAGCCGTGTGGCCGTGGAAGGCAACGTGCGCAGGATGGAGCGGCTGCGGGTGGAGACAGATGTGTAG